The following are from one region of the Quercus robur chromosome 1, dhQueRobu3.1, whole genome shotgun sequence genome:
- the LOC126726199 gene encoding MLO-like protein 6, with amino-acid sequence MAGAAGGRSLEETPTWAVAVVCFILVLISIIIEHIIHLIGKWLKKKHKRALYEALEKIKSELMLLGFISLLLTVGQSPISSVCVSQKIGATWHPCSKKQEEAQTNSETNSRRLLTVSDSDKGFRRILAGAASSTDKCAARSMVPFVSKDGIHQLHIFIFVLAVFHVLYCVLTLALGRAKMRSWKHWETETRTAEYQYSHDPERFRFARDTSFGRRHLSFWTKTPALMWIVCFFRQFVRSVPKVDYLTLRHGFIVAHLAPQSHQKFNFQKYIKRSLEEDFKVVVGISPPIWFLAVLFLLFNTHGWKSYLWLPFIPLIVILLVGTKLQVIITKMALRIQERGEVVKGTPVVQLGDDLFWFNRPRLILYLINFVLFQNAFQLAFFAWAWYEFGLKSCFHDKTEDIIIRISMGVLIQILCSYVTLPLYALVTQMGSTMKPTIFNERVALALRNWHHSAKKHLRENKGSVSVTPMSSRPATPSHHMSPVHLLRNYRSEMDSVQTSPRKSNFDLEHWETESPSPSHRHRPTGDGSSSYHHHQMDKSNIEFDKNVNEAVTLSQLAPIPQPARAQHEIDIGLKDFSFDKRTSA; translated from the exons ATGGCAGGAGCAGCTGGAGGAAGATCTTTAGAAGAAACACCGACTTGGGCTGTTGCCGTGGTGTGTTTCATTTTGGTTCTAATATCCATTATCATCGAGCACATCATTCATCTCATAGGAAAG TGGttgaagaaaaaacataaaagagcTTTATATGAAGCACTAGAAAAGATCAAATCAG AGCTTATGTTATTGGGATTTATATCCTTGCTTTTAACGGTAGGACAAAGTCCCATTTCAAGTGTATGTGTATCCCAGAAAATTGGAGCAACATGGCATCCATGCAGTAAGAAGCAAGAAGAAGCTCAAACTAATTCTGAAACCAATAGCCGGAGGCTACTAACTGTATCGGATTCCGACAAAGGGTTTCGGCGCATTTTAGCAGGCGCAGCCTCATCTACAGATAAATGTGCAGCCAGG TCTATGGTCCCATTTGTGTCCAAAGATGGTATTCATCAACTACACATTTTTATCTTCGTGTTGGCTGTATTTCACGTCCTTTATTGCGTTCTCACACTGGCTTTGGGTAGAGCCAAG ATGAGAAGTTGGAAGCATTGGGAGACTGAAACAAGAACAGCTGAGTACCAGTACTCACACG ACCCAGAGCGATTCAGGTTTGCAAGGGACACATCATTTGGGAGAAGACACTTGAGCTTTTGGACCAAAACACCTGCTCTCATGTGGATA GTTTGTTTCTTCAGGCAGTTTGTCAGGTCGGTTCCTAAAGTTGATTACTTGACCTTGAGACATGGATTTATCGTG GCACATTTGGCACCTCAAAGCCATCAGAAATTTAACTTCCAGAAATATATCAAAAGATCATTGGAAGAGGATTTCAAGGTTGTTGTGGGAATCAG CCCTCCTATCTGGTTTTTGGCAGTGCTATTCTTGCTCTTTAACACTCATG GCTGGAAATCTTATCTATGGCTACCATTTATCCCATTGATT GTCATACTATTAGTTGGGACCAAGCTACAGGTGATCATAACCAAAATGGCATTGAGAATTCAAGAGAGAGGAGAGGTTGTGAAGGGCACCCCAGTGGTTCAACTAGGTGATGACCTCTTCTGGTTCAATCGCCCTCGCCTCATTCTCTACCTCATTAACTTTGTTCTATTTCAG AATGCCTTTCAGCTTGCTTTCTTTGCATGGGCTTGG TATGAATTTGGGTTGAAATCATGTTTCCACGATAAGACAGAGGATATCATCATCAGAATCTCAATGGG GGTCCTCATACAAATTCTCTGCAGTTACGTTACTCTACCACTCTATGCCCTCGTAACACAG ATGGGTTCAACCATGAAACCAACTATATTCAATGAAAGAGTAGCCTTGGCTTTACGCAACTGGCACCACTCAGCTAAGAAGCACCTAAGGGAGAACAAGGGGTCTGTATCTGTAACACCTATGTCTAGTAGACCAGCAACCCCATCCCACCACATGTCCCCGGTTCATCTCTTGCGCAACTACAGGAGTGAAATGGACAGCGTCCAAACTTCACcaagaaaatccaattttgaCTTAGAGCATTGGGAAACCGAGTCCCCCTCCCCATCACACCGCCACCGGCCGACAGGCGATGGCTCATCCTCTTATCACCACCACCAAATGGACAAAAGTAACATAGAGTTTGATAAGAATGTTAATGAGGCCGTGACATTGAGTCAACTGGCTCCAATACCACAACCAGCTCGTGCACAACATGAAATTGATATCGGACTAAAAGacttttcatttgataaaagaACAAGTgcttga